A section of the Acanthochromis polyacanthus isolate Apoly-LR-REF ecotype Palm Island chromosome 1, KAUST_Apoly_ChrSc, whole genome shotgun sequence genome encodes:
- the ckap4 gene encoding cytoskeleton-associated protein 4, whose amino-acid sequence MTAKNRHKSSEKSAASSQEDAPKKSPKSSSSSSSSNGVSGPAAQGPRSGSCLGLLVTAVFYIALIGAAGFAAFYLQQVVEEIRQTNARHEESAKQSAELSSKMESVVQQVESLRSVVDGLESSLGITRVELEGAVSRMKRGEVETRRVEEALQKLQNDLLRDLSEGINEVKEARERDFSSLEKTVEERLAEVSQSIKASVAEFTEAQGEAQSQLADLKARLGDIEDPSLIKQELSAIVDAVAEIKTAKEGADTSADSLREQIGAVRKELQTRNQEVASLSQEIETVRSVVQEATGSLKQSLSTVEAGVQMLNDKTMTLESSVEELTDAVRNAEKQVNEAADQAQTRSENIETRVKASEESGDSLSASVSDISSKVESLFAKYDAHESELASQGQAVNKARGGLEQELEAVKSRVEELQSNMAALEDSNQVEDLQQRLTALEDSSGRMKPEQLESLSNMVAGLESKAAKLEGHDQAITALQEALQKTTQTLAGLSKAPEKKEK is encoded by the exons ATGACTGCGAAAAACCGACACAAGAGCAGCGAGAAAAGCGCCGCATCCAGCCAGGAAGATGCGCCAAAGAAAAGCccaaagagcagcagcagcagcagcagcagtaacgGGGTTAGTGGCCCCGCAGCTCAGGGGCCACGATCAGGAAGCTGCTTAGGGCTTCTTGTGACAGCAGTGTTTTATATCGCGTTGATAGGCGCTGCAGGGtttgctgctttttatttacaacaaGTGGTGGAGGAGATCCGTCAGACCAACGCAAGGCATGAGGAGAGCGCAAAGCAGAGCGCAGAGCTGAGCAGCAAAATGGAGAGTGTCGTTCAACAG GTGGAGTCTCTGAGGAGTGTTGTGGACGGACTGGAGTCATCACTGGGCATCACTCGGGTGGAGCTGGAGGGAGCCGTCAGCCGGATGAAGAGGGGCGAGGTGGAGACGAGGAGGGTGGAGGAGGCCCTCCAGAAGCTCCAGAACGATCTGCTCAGGGACCTTTCAGAGGGCATCAATGAGGTGAAGGAGGCTCGAGAGAGGGACTTCTCCTCTCTGGAGAAGACTGTGGAGGAGCGTCTGGCTGAGGTGAGTCAGTCCATCAAGGCCAGCGTGGCCGAGTTCACCGAAGCTCAGGGCGAAGCGCAGAGCCAGCTGGCCGACCTTAAAGCGCGGCTGGGCGACATAGAAGACCCTTCCCTCATCAAACAAGAACTGTCCGCCATCGTTGATGCTGTAGCTGAAATCAAAACAGCCAAAGAGGGAGCTGATACTTCAGCTGATTCCCTCAGAGAGCAGATCGGTGCAGTGAGGAAGGAGCTCCAGACTCGCAACCAGGAAGTAGCTTCACTGTCTCAGGAGATAGAAACGGTGAGGTCAGTGGTTCAGGAGGCGACCGGGAGTCTGAAACAGTCATTGTCCACTGTAGAGGCCGGAGTTCAGATGCTGAATGACAAAACTATGACACTGGAGAGCAGCGTGGAGGAGCTCACTGATGCTGTTCGTAATGCCGAGAAGCAGGTGAACGAAGCAGCTGATCAGGCACAGACAAGATCTGAAAACATAGAAACCAGAGTGAAAGCATCAGAGGAAAGCGGAGACTCACTGTCAGCATCGGTGTCAGACATCAGCTCCAAGGTAGAATCACTATTCGCCAAATACGACGCGCATGAGAGTGAACTGGCTTCTCAGGGGCAGGCCGTGAACAAAGCCAGAGGTGGTTTGGAGCAGGAGCTGGAGGCTGTGAAGAGCAGAGTGGAGGAGCTCCAGTCCAACATGGCTGCTTTAGAGGACTCCAACCAGGTGGAGGATCTGCAGCAGAGGCTCACTGCTCTGGAGGACAGCAGCGGCAGGATGAAGCCGGAGCAGCTGGAGAGTTTAAGCAACATGGTGGCTGGGTTGGAAAGCAAAGCAGCCAAGCTAGAAGGCCACGATCAGGCTATCACTGCTCTCCAGGAGGCTCTGCAGAAGACCACACAGACACTCGCAGGTTTATCCAAAGCTCCCGAGAAGAAGGAAAAGTAG
- the ikbip gene encoding inhibitor of nuclear factor kappa-B kinase-interacting protein isoform X1, producing MPTEVKQRKKTQKLNDEVTETAKDEAQKVKTEDKTGGNKASSRLDIKSVMCLMSLAACGALSWVVLQQNERFSHIEEKYKSLHGKASSLFDMEEEIVRVSKKLATSEDDLQAALSTVSLATRLQQDISTLHAAVMAMQADENSASRDLQTVNAHFLNVTETWQQRLAVVTSDLSALKAESREAHAGATERVNEAERRARSLAERLEELEDSTKRNTRALERTEENDAKRAQNQLDWNTEQIHKLEELIGSLSRREAELNSQLQEHIPRAQQCEEHLPQVEEAVRSILRLGGDLNAAEKRLEEVTLQVFGTEDSMLKALNEILEIRQELDTLQAHNSILKMKNELSVVKEAVHELTMVLRESRVDSQADVDPLEEEGWKYEDEEEMWEKDEQDESTQPLLDDFTE from the exons ATGCCAACAGAAGTaaagcagaggaagaaaactcaaaaactaAATGATGAAGTGACGGAAACTGCAAAAGATGAAGCGCagaaagtaaaaacagaagacaAGACGGGAGGAAATAAAGCGTCTTCACGTCTGGACATTAAAAGTGTGATGTGTTTAATGTCGCTTGCTGCTTGCGGGGCTTTGAGCTG GGTGGTGCTGCAGCAAAAtgagaggttttcccacattgaGGAAAAGTACAAATCACTGCATGGAAAAGCTTCCAGTCTGTTCGACATGGAGGAGGAGATTGTCAGAGTTTCTAAAAAG CTCGCCACCTCTGAAGACGACTTGCAGGCGGCGCTCTCCACCGTCTCCTTGGCAACAAGACTCCAGCAGGACATCTCCACCCTACACGCCGCCGTCATGGCGATGCAGGCCGACGAGAACTCCGCATCCCGGGACTTGCAGACGGTCAACGCCCACTTCCTTAACGTGACGGAGACGTGGCAGCAGCGGCTGGCCGTCGTCACCTCAGACCTGTCTGCCCTCAAGGCCGAGTCCAGGGAGGCTCATGCAGGAGCCACTGAGCGGGTGAACGAGGCCGAGCGGAGGGCCCGGTCGCTGGCGGAGaggctggaggagctggaggacagCACCAAGAGGAACACTCGAGCTCTGGAGCGCACCGAGGAGAACGACGCCAAGCGAGCGCAGAATCAGCTGGACTGGAACACCGAACAGATCCACAAGCTGGAGGAGCTGATCGGCAGCCTGAGCAGGAGGGAGGCCGAGCTGAACTCCCAGCTGCAGGAGCACATTCCCCGAGCACAGCAGTGTGAGGAGCACCTGCCGCAGGTGGAGGAGGCGGTGCGCTCCATCCTCAGACTGGGCGGAGATCTGAACGCGGCGGagaagaggctggaggaggtGACGCTACAGGTGTTTGGGACCGAGGACAGCATGCTGAAAGCGCTGAACGAAATCCTCGAGATCAGGCAGGAGCTGGACACCCTGCAGGCTCACAACAGCATCCTGAAGATGAAGAATGAGCTGTCCGTGGTCAAAGAGGCggtccatgaactcaccatggTGTTGAGGGAAAGTAGAGTGGACAGCCAAGCGGacgtggaccctctggaggaagaGGGATGGAAATAcgaagatgaggaggagatgTGGGAAAAAGATGAGCAGGACGAATCAACTCAACCTCTTCTAGATGACTTCACTGAGTGA
- the ikbip gene encoding inhibitor of nuclear factor kappa-B kinase-interacting protein isoform X2 translates to MPTEVKQRKKTQKLNDEVTETAKDEAQKVKTEDKTGGNKASSRLDIKSVMCLMSLAACGALSWVVLQQNERFSHIEEKYKSLHGKASSLFDMEEEIVRVSKKCESVQLMLEGLGGQRGSLQPQLEALERDVGRLKEWASGLTEKRAQLQSSMTSLRNAVGQIEERTSAITKDFTNKVASVRTDVRRMDGLQSESESLLTQVGELEDKTTQVEHSMVKRIGDVLASSIDRVSNLRAASERNAQTIEQLRRRVPELTAADKQISERLRELESGRARLVRTVTFASDLKPKVAAIKRDFRAFEPQLSDLTLRIGRLAEDLGKREQEISELRQTLSNLTAVERDLSVATKQVSEIADLSDMGEMHRPT, encoded by the exons ATGCCAACAGAAGTaaagcagaggaagaaaactcaaaaactaAATGATGAAGTGACGGAAACTGCAAAAGATGAAGCGCagaaagtaaaaacagaagacaAGACGGGAGGAAATAAAGCGTCTTCACGTCTGGACATTAAAAGTGTGATGTGTTTAATGTCGCTTGCTGCTTGCGGGGCTTTGAGCTG GGTGGTGCTGCAGCAAAAtgagaggttttcccacattgaGGAAAAGTACAAATCACTGCATGGAAAAGCTTCCAGTCTGTTCGACATGGAGGAGGAGATTGTCAGAGTTTCTAAAAAG tgtgagagcGTCCAGCTGATGCTGGAGGGTCTCGGGGGTCAGCGAGGGTCTCTGCAGCCTCAGCTGGAGGCTTTGGAGCGGGACGTGGGCCGGCTGAAGGAGTGGGCCTCAGGGCTGACGGAGAAACGAGCTCAGCTTCAGAGCAGCATGACGTCACTCAGAAACGCTGTGGGACAGATTGAAGAACGCACCTCAGCCATCACCAAGGACTTTACCAACAAG GTGGCGTCGGTGAGGACAGATGTGCGCAGGATGGACGGCCTGCAGTCGGAGTCGGAGTCTCTGCTGACTCAGGTGGGGGAGCTGGAGGACAAGACCACTCAGGTGGAGCACAGCATGGTCAAACGTATCGGAGACGTGCTCGCCAGCAGCATCGACCGAGTGTCCAATCTCCGAGCTGCGTCGGAACGCAACGCTCAGACCATAGAGCAGCTCCGGAGGCGAGTCCCTGAACTCACCGCCGCCGACAAGCAGATCTCGGAGCGCCTGAGGGAGCTGGAGAGCGGCCGGGCTCGCCTCGTTCGAACAGTGACCTTCGCCAGCGACCTTAAGCCAAAGGTGGCTGCTATTAAGAGAGACTTCAGGGCGTTTGAGCCTCAGCTGTCAGATCTGACTCTACGTATAGGAAGGCTAGCAGAAGATCTCGGTAAGAGAGAGCAGGAGATCTCTGAGCTCCGGCAGACTTTATCTAACCTCACTGCAGTTGAGAGAGATTTAAGTGTTGCAACTAAACAGGTTAGTGAAATAGCTGATTTATCCGATATGGGAGAGATGCACAGACCGACATGA